The following is a genomic window from bacterium.
ACTCCGGCAGATCTCATCTGGGCGCGCGCGCGGGTGACGCGATCGGTGTTGGGCATCTGGGACTCCTCTCGTGCGGGTGCGTTGCAGCACTCTATACACCGCCTGCCTCCAACAGACCTCCCATCAGCAACTCGCCCGGCGGCAGGAACGATCCGATGTGCCGGCGAATCCGCACGCGGCCATGTTACCGCGATCCACAGCACTGACTGCTCTCCGGCGCCGCGCAGCTAGGATTGCTGCGATCCTGGGCGAGCGCTACCCTGTCACCCGTCTGCCGCTCAAGCACCGCAACCCGCTGCAGTTGCTGGTGGCCACGATACTGTCGGCGCAATGCACCGACAGCCAGGTGAACAAGGTCACACCGGCGTTGTTCGCCCGCTACAAGACGGCGGTGGAGTTTGCCTCCGCGGACCCGTCTGAGATGGAAGCGCTCGTCCGCACAACGGGCTTCTACCGGCAGAAGGCGCGGGCGATCGCGCGGACGGCCAGGATGCTGGTTCAGAAGTTCGGCGGTGTCGTGCCAAGTACTATGGAAGAACTACTGGAACTCCCGGGTGTGGGACGCAAGACGGCCAACGTGGTCCTGGGCGGCATCTTCGGACTGCCCAGCGTCGTGGTGGACACGCACGTGCGGCGCATCAGCCGGCGCCTGGGGCTCACTGTGCACAACGACCCAACGAAGATCGAGCAGGACCTGATGCGGATTCTCAATCGCGACCAGTGGTCGGATTTCTCCCTGCGGGTTATATACCTGGGCCGGGAGATCTGCCGGGCGCGGCATCCGCTGTGCCCGGCCTGCCCGCTGCGTCGCCTCTGCCCCTATGCTCGTGGAAACCAGTCCAAAGGCCTGTCAAGCCGATAGCCAGGTATGCCGCGTCGTATAGGCCGATCGCCTGGGTGCCCACCACAGGGATCGTCCCCCCCATCAGGAGCGCGCTGAGAAACCCGAGTAGCGCTGCGAGGGTGTAGATCAGGCCCGAGGTCTGCGCCCCCATCCGTACCCCCCAACCTGTTGCGCCCAGGCAGAGCAGCAGCGCTCCGCCGGCCAGGTGGAAGAGTCTGGGTCCCGGGGCCAGATACCCCAGCAGTAGGAGAACGATTCCGGCTACCAGGCAGTAGAGTCGCGCCATTGCATGCCCAGTTCGTTCTTGCCGCGCCGGCTCCCTGCGCAGGAGTGCCCGGCTGCAGGAGTGCCCGACACCCAGGGGGAATCGCCCGGTGAGGTGATGGTGTCCATGCGTACGGGACGCTCAACCGTGCTCGCGCGACGCGGGATGATCGCCACGGGTCACCCTCTAGCGACGGCCGCGTGTCTGGAGGTTCTGGCAGACCGGGGCAACGCCGTGGACGCCGCGGTGGCCGCGGCGGCGGTACTGGGCGTGGCACAGCCGATGATGAGCGGGCTTGGCGGCGACACGTTCATGTTGGTCTACCACAAACCCGAGGGGCGCGTCTGGGGTCTCAACGGCAGCGGGCCCGCGCCCGCGGGCGCGTCGCGAGAATACTTCGTCGAGCAGGGCCACACGACGATGCCGCTTCGAGGCATGCTGTCGGTTTCGGTGCCCGGAGCGGTTCGAGCGATGGAGGAGGCCCTGGCCCGATGGGGCAGCGGCCGATTCTCCCTCCGTAAGCTGCTGGAGCCGGCGATCCGCTACGCCGAGGAGGGTGTGCCGGTTGCGAGAAAGATAGCCGGCTGGCTGCGTGAGGCCGCGCCCGCCATCGCCCAGTACCCTTCCTCGTCGGCGGTGTTCCTGCCGCACGGCAGGCCTTTGGAGGAGGGCGAGATTCTGGTCCAGCGTGATCTCGGCGCATCGCTGCGGACAGTGGCCGCGGGCGGTTCAGCGGCGTTCTACGAAGGGCCGATCGCCGAGGCAATCGGCGCGTACAGCCGCGCCCACGGAGGATTGCTCTCCGCCGGCGACTTCGCCGGGTACGCCGTGGATGTGCACGAGCCCCTAAGCACCGCCTTCCGCGACCTGACCGTCTACGCTACGGCGCCTCCGTCCCAGGGGATCCTGCTGCTCGAGATGTTGAACATCCTCGAAGGTTTTGACCCCGCGCGCTGGGATTCGCCCGACGCCATCCACAGGGCCGTAGAGGCCAAGAAGATCGCCTATGCCGACCGCCTGGCCTACCTGGGAGACCCGCTGCTCGTCCGCAACCCGGTCGGCGCGCTGCTCGACAAAGGGTACGCGGCCCGCCGGCGAGAGGGGATGGGAAACACAACCTACTTCTGCGTGGCCGACTGTGAGGGAAACCTCGTCTCGTACATAACCAGTCTATCGGCCGCCTTCGGCTGCGGCGAGATCGTTGAGGGAACCGGCATCCTGCCAAACAACCGCGCCGGTCGCGGGTTCACCCTGGAAGCCGGGCACCCCAACTGCATCGAGCCCGGTAAGCGTACGATGCACACTCTGACTCCCTACATGGCGTTTCGCGGCGGAATGCCCTGGCTGGCCTGGGGTACGCCCGGCGGTGATGCGCAGCCGCAGTGGTGCCTGCAGGTCCTGCTCAACCTGGTCGAGTCCGGGATGAGCCCGCAGCAGGCGGTCGAGGCCCCGCGCTGGCACAGCTTCCCAGGCACCGATCCGGCGACGCTCGGATCGCAGTTCGAGTTGCGCGTCGAGGAGGGCTTCCCTGCGGAGACCCTTGCCGAACTGGAGCGGAGGGGCCACCGCGTCATGCCCGCGGCCTCGCCGGAAGGCGGCGGCGGGGCCCAGGCGATTCTGGTAGACCACACGCGCGGGG
Proteins encoded in this region:
- the nth gene encoding endonuclease III, whose translation is MLPRSTALTALRRRAARIAAILGERYPVTRLPLKHRNPLQLLVATILSAQCTDSQVNKVTPALFARYKTAVEFASADPSEMEALVRTTGFYRQKARAIARTARMLVQKFGGVVPSTMEELLELPGVGRKTANVVLGGIFGLPSVVVDTHVRRISRRLGLTVHNDPTKIEQDLMRILNRDQWSDFSLRVIYLGREICRARHPLCPACPLRRLCPYARGNQSKGLSSR
- the ggt gene encoding gamma-glutamyltransferase, translating into MRTGRSTVLARRGMIATGHPLATAACLEVLADRGNAVDAAVAAAAVLGVAQPMMSGLGGDTFMLVYHKPEGRVWGLNGSGPAPAGASREYFVEQGHTTMPLRGMLSVSVPGAVRAMEEALARWGSGRFSLRKLLEPAIRYAEEGVPVARKIAGWLREAAPAIAQYPSSSAVFLPHGRPLEEGEILVQRDLGASLRTVAAGGSAAFYEGPIAEAIGAYSRAHGGLLSAGDFAGYAVDVHEPLSTAFRDLTVYATAPPSQGILLLEMLNILEGFDPARWDSPDAIHRAVEAKKIAYADRLAYLGDPLLVRNPVGALLDKGYAARRREGMGNTTYFCVADCEGNLVSYITSLSAAFGCGEIVEGTGILPNNRAGRGFTLEAGHPNCIEPGKRTMHTLTPYMAFRGGMPWLAWGTPGGDAQPQWCLQVLLNLVESGMSPQQAVEAPRWHSFPGTDPATLGSQFELRVEEGFPAETLAELERRGHRVMPAASPEGGGGAQAILVDHTRGAYLGASDPRVDGCAIGL